In one window of Bemisia tabaci chromosome 6, PGI_BMITA_v3 DNA:
- the LOC140224748 gene encoding glycine N-acyltransferase-like protein 3, whose protein sequence is MKNLQDALLTTNRFRWISSETMILFAAVAEKLMPLVENFVSHCKLEIRENDKTIYKWRMPEQLGFGDIRCSPEVRLAPLGLESLEQIRSNWFDIKGATEYLATLIKHNHTMGVYSRSSSELCAWVLFSEFCTLSALHTMEQHRRKGYAKLAIKAICERLLSEGLLIGATVHEHNTASLKLFDSLQFESSRDTFRYVVALPLNQEPCG, encoded by the exons ATGAAGAATTTACAGGACGCACTTTTGACGACCAATCGATTTAGGTGGATTTCTTCTGAAACCATGATATTATTTGCAGCGGTAGCTGAGAAACTGATGCCTCTCGTAGAAAACTTCGTATCTCATTGTAAACTCGAAATCCGAGAGAATGACAAGACGATATACAAATGGAGAATGCCTGAACAGCTCGGTTTCGGTGATATCAG ATGTTCTCCGGAAGTCCGATTGGCACCCTTGGGCCTGGAGTCGTTGGAACAAATAAGGTCAAACTGGTTTGATATTAAAGGTGCAACTGAATaccttgcaactctaatcaagcACAACCATACGATGGGCGTGTACTCACGCTCCTCTAGTGAGCTTTGCGCGTGGGTGCTTTTCAGCGAATTTTGTACCTTATCAGCTCTTCACACGATGGAACAACATCGTCGGAAAGGTTACGCAAAGCTCGCCATAAAGGCAATCTGCGAAAGGCTCCTTTCCGAAGGACTCTTAATCGGGGCAACAGTCCACGAGCACAATACAGCGTCACTGAAACTGTTCGACTCGCTTCAGTTTGAATCAAGTCGTGATACTTTCCGTTATGTCGTTGCGTTACCATTAAACCAGGAACCATGTGGGTGA
- the LOC109036415 gene encoding uncharacterized protein — protein sequence MQDARNHRISIHCIDKDTSALRHALLTTERINWSSPETTIFFTAFHENLLPIVQACLSHHNYKIIEYVNSLYKFPANLQAAKHVYKWAIPDQLTLCTCSCPPEVRLAPLKLESLELIKSNWFNHPDAAEYISTLIEHNPSLGVYSRTTGELRAWVLLSEFCALTMLHTVKKHRRKGYARLLVNTMCKTLLSEGLVVGAAILQGNIPSLKLFESLEFQSSQDSYVYTLAAPQLL from the exons ATGCAGGATGCCCGAAACCACAGGATAAGCATCCACTGCATCGATAAAGACACATCGGCACTGAGGCATGCCTTGCTGACGACCGAAAGGATAAATTGGAGCTCGCCGGAAACTACTATATTCTTTACTGCGTTCCACGAAAATCTATTACCCATTGTACAAGCATGCCTCTCTCATCACAACTATAAAATAATTGAATACGTCAATAGTTTATATAAATTTCCGGCCAATTTACAAGCAGCCAAACATGTATACAAATGGGCAATTCCTGATCAACTCACTTTGTGCACCTGCTC GTGTCCGCCAGAAGTTCGTTTGGCACCTTTGAAACTCGAATCTTTAGAACTGATCAAATCGAACTGGTTCAATCATCCAGATGCGGCTGAGTACATTTCAACCCTCATCGAGCACAACCCAAGTTTGGGTGTCTATTCGCGAACAACTGGCGAACTCCGCGCCTGGGTCTTGCTCAGCGAGTTCTGCGCGCTGACCATGCTTCATACGGTGAAGAAACACCGGAGAAAAGGCTACGCAAGGCTCCTTGTCAATACCATGTGTAAGACTTTACTTTCTGAGGGTCTGGTCGTCGGAGCTGCAATACTACAAGGCAACATTCCGTCTCTGAAACTATTCGAGTCTCTTGAGTTTCAGTCCAGTCAAGACTCTTACGTCTACACCCTTGCAGCGCCTCAACTACTCTGA